Proteins co-encoded in one Cytobacillus sp. NJ13 genomic window:
- a CDS encoding ammonium transporter, which yields MDATFLMNSLWVMLGAILVIFMLGGFIMLEAGSTRMKNAGHIAGKTIFTFGLSSLVFWAVGFGFIFGGNANILVGLTNFFYSGAELEGMGLSSSVFFVFQLAFAGIAITIALGGFAERAKLSVYLIFTVLFSAIVYPVVAHWIWGGGWLAEHGKQDFAGSTVVHLTGAMAALAATILLKPRIGKFNKDGSANNIYGHNQVYTALGVLILWVGWFGFNAGSTLTVEDGFFGFVALNTNLAAGAGAVSALIISWVVIGKSDVPTMLNGALAGLVAITASCAFVDTWAAVVIGFVAGILVFYSVRFFEKRKIDDPIFALSVHGAAGVWGTLSTGFFATPELAAVGKPGLFYGGGFEQLGVQFIGVAVSGLYAFAVSFIILAAAKKVLGGLRVTEEEEIMGLDLSEHGSYGYPEVFMADENKSLSS from the coding sequence TTGGATGCTACTTTTTTAATGAACAGTCTGTGGGTTATGCTCGGAGCAATTTTAGTCATTTTTATGCTTGGCGGTTTTATTATGCTGGAAGCCGGTTCTACCAGGATGAAAAATGCTGGGCATATTGCAGGAAAAACGATCTTTACCTTTGGTTTATCATCATTAGTGTTTTGGGCAGTGGGCTTTGGTTTTATATTTGGCGGTAATGCAAATATCCTCGTTGGGCTTACAAATTTCTTTTACTCAGGTGCTGAACTTGAGGGAATGGGCTTATCTTCTTCGGTATTCTTCGTATTTCAGCTGGCATTTGCCGGTATTGCCATCACGATTGCACTAGGCGGATTTGCTGAACGTGCAAAACTATCCGTTTACCTCATATTCACCGTATTATTTTCCGCAATTGTTTATCCTGTCGTTGCACATTGGATTTGGGGAGGAGGCTGGCTAGCAGAACACGGCAAGCAGGACTTTGCTGGTTCAACAGTTGTTCACTTAACAGGAGCTATGGCAGCCTTGGCCGCTACTATACTGCTTAAGCCCCGGATTGGAAAATTCAACAAAGACGGTTCGGCTAACAATATTTATGGCCATAACCAAGTATATACAGCCTTGGGTGTGCTGATCCTGTGGGTTGGCTGGTTTGGTTTTAACGCTGGGAGTACATTGACTGTGGAAGATGGGTTCTTTGGGTTTGTAGCTCTTAACACCAATCTTGCTGCCGGAGCAGGTGCGGTATCAGCACTGATTATTTCCTGGGTGGTTATTGGGAAATCGGATGTGCCGACAATGCTTAATGGTGCTCTGGCAGGCCTGGTCGCTATTACAGCTTCCTGTGCATTTGTGGATACATGGGCGGCTGTTGTCATAGGGTTTGTAGCAGGAATCCTTGTATTCTACAGTGTGCGTTTCTTTGAAAAGAGAAAAATCGATGATCCCATCTTTGCACTATCTGTTCACGGTGCAGCTGGGGTTTGGGGAACATTATCCACCGGTTTCTTTGCAACACCTGAATTGGCAGCAGTCGGAAAGCCTGGATTGTTTTATGGGGGAGGTTTTGAACAGCTGGGTGTCCAGTTCATCGGTGTAGCTGTCTCCGGTCTTTATGCCTTTGCTGTATCCTTCATTATTTTGGCAGCAGCCAAGAAAGTATTGGGAGGACTACGGGTAACAGAAGAAGAAGAAATTATGGGATTAGATTTAAGTGAACATGGAAGCTACGGATATCCGGAAGTCTTCATGGCTGATGAAAACAAAAGTTTAAGCTCGTAG
- a CDS encoding alpha/beta-type small acid-soluble spore protein → MARNKLLVPGAGNVLDQMKQEIANEFGVQLGADTTARANGSVGGEMTKRLVAMAEQQLKNQQNQ, encoded by the coding sequence ATGGCAAGAAACAAACTTTTGGTACCCGGTGCAGGAAATGTATTGGATCAAATGAAACAGGAAATCGCCAATGAGTTTGGAGTTCAGCTTGGTGCTGATACGACCGCACGAGCAAACGGTTCTGTCGGCGGGGAGATGACAAAGCGCCTTGTCGCAATGGCGGAACAGCAGCTTAAAAACCAGCAAAATCAGTAG
- the menC gene encoding o-succinylbenzoate synthase yields MEIKSIVLRHVKMELLNPFTTSVGTEVDKDFILVEVKSKSGVSGWAESVSIIEPIYNEETVKTNWHIMSDHLIPILFASEIRHPDDVSEAFRPIRGNFNAKAAIEGAVWDLYAREKGISLAKALGGVKEKIEVGVSVGIQESEVKMLKQIEGYVNEGYRRIKVKIKPGWDVHILKSIRAHFPEIQLMADANCAYTLNDIDHLQKMEEFNLMMIEQPLDHEDIIDHAKLQSHLKTPICLDESIHTFEDARKAIELGSCRIINLKIGRVGGLTESRKIHDLCKDYNIPMWCGGMLEAGIGRAHNIAITSLSNFTLPGDTAPSSHYWKGDIIDPEVTMEDGFILVPQSPGIGYEPNRSKIEDVTLYSRTFSK; encoded by the coding sequence ATGGAAATTAAAAGCATCGTTTTAAGGCACGTCAAAATGGAGCTGCTGAATCCATTTACTACAAGTGTCGGAACAGAAGTGGATAAGGACTTTATACTGGTAGAAGTAAAATCAAAAAGCGGAGTGTCAGGCTGGGCTGAATCGGTTTCCATTATAGAGCCAATATACAATGAAGAAACAGTTAAAACAAATTGGCATATAATGAGTGATCATTTAATACCGATCCTTTTTGCATCAGAAATTCGGCACCCTGATGATGTATCAGAGGCTTTCAGGCCAATCAGGGGGAATTTCAATGCCAAAGCAGCGATCGAGGGTGCTGTCTGGGACCTGTATGCCCGGGAGAAAGGGATATCTCTGGCAAAAGCTTTAGGCGGAGTAAAGGAAAAAATAGAAGTGGGCGTAAGTGTGGGCATCCAGGAGTCAGAAGTAAAGATGCTCAAGCAAATTGAAGGTTATGTAAATGAAGGATACCGACGAATCAAGGTAAAAATCAAGCCTGGCTGGGATGTGCATATTTTGAAATCCATCCGTGCCCATTTTCCTGAAATACAGCTTATGGCTGATGCCAATTGCGCCTATACACTTAATGATATTGATCACCTTCAAAAGATGGAGGAGTTTAATCTAATGATGATTGAACAGCCTTTAGATCATGAAGATATTATCGACCATGCCAAGCTTCAAAGTCATCTGAAAACGCCAATTTGCCTTGATGAAAGTATACATACCTTTGAAGATGCCAGAAAAGCGATTGAACTTGGAAGCTGCAGAATCATAAATCTTAAAATCGGCCGGGTTGGCGGACTGACAGAGTCCAGAAAAATTCATGACCTTTGCAAAGATTATAACATTCCAATGTGGTGTGGCGGAATGCTTGAAGCTGGAATAGGCCGTGCGCACAATATTGCCATTACTTCTCTGTCCAATTTTACGCTTCCTGGCGATACAGCCCCATCATCCCACTACTGGAAGGGAGATATCATCGATCCTGAAGTCACTATGGAAGATGGATTTATATTGGTGCCTCAAAGTCCTGGAATAGGCTATGAACCTAATCGTTCCAAAATAGAGGATGTCACACTTTATAGCCGGACTTTCTCTAAATAA
- a CDS encoding GNAT family N-acetyltransferase produces the protein MKQEALTSLIIKNLHTVKDLEAVYELETRIWSVEEAVPVNHTVATVKNGGFVLGAFLEEELIGFQYSFPGFDGTKVYLCSHSLGIHTKYRAFGIGEKLKNAQKKIALEKGYDLISWTYDPLETVNANLNLHKLGAVCTQYIENAYGEMSDHMNAGIPSDRLLVEWRIKEECPERQWSEDVLPRAIETGMAESFYVPENTKMSHDNEKILIPVPGNFQDIKKRDFELALKWRESTKEVFVHYLSKGWIVTDLIKDVTAENQYLYLLEKEKGYC, from the coding sequence ATGAAGCAAGAAGCGTTAACATCATTGATAATTAAAAACCTTCATACAGTTAAGGACCTTGAAGCTGTATACGAACTTGAAACTCGAATATGGAGTGTGGAAGAAGCTGTGCCGGTTAATCATACAGTGGCAACGGTTAAAAATGGCGGGTTTGTGTTAGGTGCGTTCCTGGAAGAGGAACTGATCGGCTTTCAATACAGCTTTCCCGGCTTTGACGGCACAAAGGTATATCTTTGCTCTCACAGCCTTGGGATCCACACAAAGTACCGGGCATTCGGGATTGGGGAAAAGCTGAAAAATGCTCAAAAAAAGATAGCGCTAGAGAAAGGCTATGATCTCATTTCGTGGACATATGACCCTCTTGAAACGGTTAATGCCAATCTCAATCTGCATAAACTCGGGGCAGTATGCACTCAATATATTGAAAATGCTTATGGTGAAATGTCAGACCATATGAATGCAGGCATACCATCTGACCGATTGTTAGTGGAGTGGCGAATTAAAGAGGAATGTCCTGAACGTCAATGGTCTGAAGATGTTCTGCCGCGGGCAATAGAAACAGGTATGGCGGAGAGTTTTTATGTTCCTGAAAATACAAAGATGTCCCATGATAATGAAAAAATTCTTATACCGGTTCCCGGGAATTTTCAGGATATTAAAAAGCGGGATTTTGAATTGGCTCTGAAATGGAGAGAGAGCACGAAAGAAGTATTCGTTCATTATCTCAGTAAAGGCTGGATTGTAACGGATCTGATAAAGGACGTAACCGCGGAAAACCAATACTTATATCTCTTGGAAAAGGAAAAGGGATACTGCTAG
- a CDS encoding YjiH family protein, producing MGSLSKKVIQQEERASYTAGDYLQFLIPSLVGVLLFMVPIQGDDGITIPVAYLANQINGLLGDSIPSITVFIMALSVIGSLIAVIFKPGFILNSPYLNKLLNVSKFWVAARLLGTVFAIITLFEFGLEPVYSENTGALLIYDLIPILFTTFLLAGLLLPLLLNFGLLEFFGALLIKVMRPVFKLPGRASLDCLASWVGDGTIGVLLTTKQYEEGYYTKREAAVVATTFSVVSITFTIVIIQYLNLEQYFIHYYLTIILAGLVAAIVMPRIPPLSRKADTAYEGTELKAETNIPSHTTPVKWGLDNAIKKARTNNSAAAVVKEGFENVLDMWMGVLPIVMAIGTVALVIAEFTPAFTILGKPFEPVLALMQIPEAAEAAQTMVVGFADMFLPAVIGSGIESEMTRFIIACVSVTQLVYMSEMGGLLLGSNLPVSIKDLILIFLLRTIITLPIVAAVAHILF from the coding sequence ATGGGCAGTCTATCAAAGAAGGTGATTCAGCAGGAGGAAAGGGCATCCTACACAGCCGGGGACTATTTACAATTTTTAATTCCTTCTCTGGTCGGGGTTTTACTTTTTATGGTACCGATTCAAGGAGATGATGGGATTACCATCCCGGTTGCTTATTTAGCAAATCAAATTAATGGATTACTGGGAGATTCCATTCCTTCAATTACTGTTTTTATCATGGCTCTTTCAGTAATTGGCTCGCTGATAGCAGTAATTTTTAAACCGGGCTTTATCTTGAACAGCCCATATCTGAACAAATTACTGAATGTCAGTAAATTTTGGGTGGCAGCCCGTTTGCTTGGTACAGTTTTTGCTATTATTACATTATTTGAGTTTGGTCTGGAACCGGTATATTCCGAGAATACTGGCGCGCTCTTAATCTATGATCTGATTCCTATACTATTTACTACATTTCTCCTGGCAGGTTTATTGCTGCCGCTTCTATTAAATTTCGGTCTCCTCGAATTTTTTGGTGCATTGTTGATTAAAGTTATGAGGCCGGTTTTTAAGCTGCCGGGGCGTGCTTCGCTTGATTGTCTGGCATCATGGGTAGGTGACGGGACAATTGGAGTCCTGTTAACGACAAAACAATATGAAGAAGGATATTACACAAAGCGGGAGGCAGCAGTAGTGGCAACAACTTTCTCAGTTGTTTCCATTACATTTACGATTGTAATTATTCAATATTTAAACTTAGAGCAATATTTCATTCATTACTATCTAACGATTATCCTGGCTGGTCTGGTGGCAGCTATAGTAATGCCTCGAATACCGCCTTTATCAAGGAAAGCCGATACGGCTTATGAAGGAACAGAGCTCAAGGCGGAAACGAATATCCCTTCTCATACTACACCTGTAAAATGGGGATTAGATAATGCCATTAAGAAGGCGCGTACAAATAATAGTGCTGCAGCAGTTGTAAAAGAAGGTTTTGAAAACGTTTTGGATATGTGGATGGGAGTTCTGCCAATTGTTATGGCGATTGGAACGGTTGCACTGGTAATTGCTGAATTCACCCCGGCTTTTACCATTCTTGGCAAGCCGTTTGAACCGGTCCTGGCTTTAATGCAAATTCCGGAGGCGGCAGAAGCGGCCCAGACAATGGTGGTTGGATTTGCAGACATGTTCCTTCCAGCTGTCATCGGCAGCGGCATTGAAAGTGAAATGACAAGATTTATTATTGCCTGTGTCTCTGTAACACAGCTGGTATATATGTCTGAAATGGGCGGCCTGCTATTAGGTTCAAATCTGCCTGTCAGCATTAAGGATTTAATTCTTATTTTCCTTCTGCGTACTATTATAACGCTGCCAATTGTAGCAGCTGTGGCTCATATTTTATTTTAG
- a CDS encoding MurR/RpiR family transcriptional regulator, whose product MDMKTMSQMIKESYSSLSPGQRKAAEFIMEHADETVLLTAFQVGRNAGVSETTVIRLAYALGFSGYSQMQDRIRKEWLAGKQQDYIENDSSIENAAKENLFRRVIDQERKILRQLLDQVDERGIWKAINALIQADKVYIGGFGSSFAAAYWFYYTLKQIRGNVYASSPSGFLPEDVCDLTEKSAVVIFSFPRYRKEALKLASIAERQGSGIVAITDRQLSPIGQMAEVTLTTDEFMDSGHHSIASVISLLEVMIAGIEERDNERIAKRQQKLEVLYAEQELFFE is encoded by the coding sequence ATGGATATGAAAACAATGAGTCAGATGATTAAAGAAAGCTATTCCTCACTCTCGCCAGGACAGAGGAAAGCAGCTGAATTTATTATGGAGCATGCTGATGAAACTGTGCTATTAACAGCATTTCAAGTTGGGAGAAATGCAGGAGTCAGTGAGACAACGGTCATTCGGCTTGCGTATGCACTTGGGTTCAGCGGTTATTCCCAAATGCAGGATCGAATCAGAAAAGAGTGGCTTGCCGGGAAGCAGCAGGATTACATTGAAAATGACTCTTCCATAGAAAATGCAGCGAAAGAGAATCTGTTTAGGAGAGTCATTGATCAAGAGAGGAAAATACTTCGCCAATTGCTTGATCAGGTTGATGAAAGGGGAATATGGAAAGCGATTAATGCATTAATCCAGGCAGACAAGGTTTATATTGGGGGTTTTGGCAGCTCTTTTGCCGCAGCATACTGGTTTTATTACACACTTAAACAAATAAGGGGAAATGTTTATGCCTCAAGCCCTAGCGGTTTTCTTCCTGAGGATGTGTGTGATTTAACAGAGAAATCGGCCGTTGTCATTTTTTCTTTTCCTCGTTACCGGAAAGAAGCGTTAAAGCTTGCTTCCATTGCTGAAAGGCAAGGTTCTGGGATTGTTGCCATAACAGACCGCCAGCTTTCGCCTATCGGGCAGATGGCAGAAGTTACACTTACAACGGATGAGTTTATGGATTCTGGACATCATTCAATAGCTTCCGTAATTAGTTTACTGGAGGTAATGATTGCAGGTATCGAAGAACGGGATAATGAAAGAATTGCAAAAAGACAGCAGAAACTGGAAGTTTTGTATGCCGAACAAGAGCTGTTTTTTGAGTAA
- a CDS encoding PTS transporter subunit IIBC yields the protein MKKLFSFDFWQKFGKALLVVVAVMPAAGIMISLGKLVGMTGTDIAFVQAIARVLEDIGWAIITNLHILFAVAIGGSWAKERAGGAFAALIAFILINRITGAIFGVKSDMLGNPEATVKSLFGQDLIVPDYFTSVLGAPALNMGVFVGIISGFLGANLFNKYYNYDKLPNSLSFFNGKRFVPFTVIGGSVAAALVLSIVWPFIQGLLNDFGQWIATSRNTAPVIAPFVFGALERLLLPFGLHHMLTVPINYTELGGTYKILTGSNAGSTVAGQDPLWLAWIADLNNFLASGDTESYKQLLNDVTPARFKVGQMILSSAALLGIALAMYRNVDPEKKKKYKSMFFSAGLAVFLTGVTEPIEFMFMFAAPLLYIVYAVMTGLAFAIVDIINIRVHSFGIIELITRTPMILKAGLWLDLVNFVIACLVFFGLNFGVANFMIKKFNFPTPGRNGNYIEDENSVSSSESAIKKNSLAPVLIELLGGRENIEDVDACMTRLRVTVKDTSSVAGEQDWKKNGALGLIVKDKGVQAIYGPKADVLKSDIQDLLGA from the coding sequence ATGAAAAAATTATTTTCTTTTGATTTCTGGCAAAAGTTTGGGAAAGCATTACTTGTTGTAGTGGCCGTAATGCCAGCTGCAGGAATTATGATTTCACTTGGCAAGCTTGTTGGCATGACGGGTACTGACATAGCATTTGTGCAAGCGATTGCACGAGTGCTCGAAGATATCGGATGGGCCATTATTACAAATCTTCATATCTTATTCGCAGTAGCAATAGGCGGTTCCTGGGCTAAGGAACGTGCAGGCGGAGCGTTTGCAGCTCTTATTGCCTTCATTCTGATTAATAGAATTACAGGCGCCATATTCGGAGTAAAGTCCGACATGTTAGGTAACCCTGAGGCCACGGTAAAATCCCTGTTTGGACAAGATCTCATTGTCCCGGACTATTTCACTTCTGTTTTAGGCGCGCCAGCATTGAATATGGGAGTGTTCGTCGGGATTATCTCAGGTTTTCTTGGCGCCAATTTATTTAACAAGTATTATAACTATGATAAATTGCCAAATTCACTTTCCTTTTTCAATGGAAAGCGCTTTGTGCCCTTCACTGTAATTGGCGGCTCTGTTGCAGCAGCGTTGGTCTTATCAATTGTTTGGCCATTTATTCAAGGATTATTAAATGATTTCGGACAATGGATTGCTACATCACGAAATACAGCGCCCGTTATTGCTCCATTTGTTTTTGGCGCACTGGAACGATTGCTTCTTCCGTTTGGATTGCATCATATGCTGACTGTCCCAATTAATTATACGGAGCTTGGCGGAACTTACAAAATCCTGACAGGCTCAAATGCAGGTTCAACGGTGGCTGGACAAGATCCGCTATGGCTTGCATGGATTGCCGACCTGAATAACTTTTTGGCTTCAGGAGATACAGAAAGCTACAAGCAGCTGCTGAATGATGTTACCCCTGCCCGCTTCAAAGTAGGCCAAATGATTCTATCCTCTGCTGCCTTGCTGGGAATTGCGCTTGCCATGTACCGCAATGTAGATCCTGAGAAAAAGAAGAAATACAAATCCATGTTCTTTTCTGCTGGTTTGGCAGTATTCTTAACTGGAGTAACTGAACCAATCGAATTTATGTTCATGTTTGCTGCTCCACTTCTTTATATCGTGTATGCAGTTATGACAGGTCTGGCATTTGCAATTGTTGATATTATTAATATCCGTGTCCATTCTTTCGGCATCATCGAATTGATTACAAGAACACCAATGATTTTAAAAGCTGGCTTATGGCTGGATCTTGTAAACTTTGTAATTGCCTGCCTTGTATTCTTCGGATTAAACTTTGGGGTTGCCAATTTTATGATTAAGAAATTCAACTTCCCTACTCCAGGGCGCAATGGAAACTACATTGAAGATGAAAACTCCGTTTCGTCATCAGAATCGGCAATTAAGAAAAATTCACTAGCCCCTGTGTTAATTGAATTATTGGGCGGAAGAGAAAATATTGAAGATGTAGATGCCTGCATGACCCGATTGCGTGTCACAGTAAAGGACACTTCATCAGTTGCTGGTGAACAGGACTGGAAAAAGAATGGAGCTTTAGGTCTTATCGTTAAGGACAAAGGCGTTCAGGCAATTTATGGACCAAAAGCAGATGTCCTTAAGTCAGATATACAAGACCTGCTGGGAGCTTAA
- a CDS encoding endonuclease/exonuclease/phosphatase family protein, translated as MKLLTLNCHSWQENQQLEKIKILAEAIKENRYDVIALQEVSQSIKAPLIDSHIREDNYALLLIEELRKIGVEDYVFKWDFSHIGYDIYEEGLAIMTRHEIKEDHSFFITKNQDQKHWKTRKIVGIKLVHQDRPISFYSCHLGWWHDEEESYKFQVESLLAQVPKDESAILMGDFNSSAYIRNEGYDFLRGNGLYDTYELASKKDSGVTVKGKIAGWDDNKHDMRIDLILSAQPIHPKYSQVIFNGTHKPIISDHYGVEIEI; from the coding sequence ATGAAATTATTAACTCTAAACTGCCACTCATGGCAGGAGAATCAGCAGCTGGAAAAAATTAAAATTCTTGCTGAGGCTATTAAAGAGAACCGATATGATGTCATCGCTCTGCAGGAAGTCAGCCAGTCTATCAAAGCCCCTTTGATAGACAGCCATATCAGAGAAGATAATTATGCACTGCTGTTAATTGAAGAATTGAGAAAAATAGGTGTGGAAGATTACGTTTTCAAATGGGATTTCTCACATATTGGCTATGATATATATGAAGAGGGTCTTGCAATCATGACCAGGCATGAAATAAAAGAAGATCACTCATTTTTCATTACAAAAAACCAAGACCAGAAACACTGGAAGACACGAAAAATAGTTGGTATTAAATTAGTTCATCAAGATAGGCCCATCTCCTTCTATTCTTGTCATCTCGGCTGGTGGCACGATGAAGAAGAATCCTATAAATTCCAGGTTGAATCTCTTCTTGCACAAGTGCCAAAGGATGAATCCGCCATTTTAATGGGAGATTTCAACAGCTCGGCTTATATCCGCAATGAAGGTTATGACTTTCTGAGAGGCAATGGGCTCTATGACACTTATGAATTAGCTTCCAAGAAGGATTCGGGTGTTACTGTTAAAGGAAAGATTGCCGGCTGGGATGACAATAAACATGATATGCGGATTGATTTAATTCTTTCGGCTCAGCCTATCCATCCGAAATATTCACAGGTTATTTTTAACGGCACACACAAGCCCATCATTTCAGATCATTATGGTGTGGAGATTGAAATATAG
- a CDS encoding proline dehydrogenase family protein has translation MLKDLFIGLSQNELLNSAAKKYGLKLGAQSVVAGTNLDEAIQSIKELNAHGISCTVDNLGEFVYKKEEAAEAKKQIIEVIEAIHVNQVDAHISLKPSQLGLDIDYSFCLENVREIVERASHYGIFVNMDMEDSKRLQPSFDLLDELSKEYNNIGTVIQAYFLGAEEDLMKYKDFRLRIVKGAYKEPEEIAFQEKSDIDANFIKLIEWHLLNGKFTSIATHDHKVINHVKDFVRANNIPKEKFEFQMLYGFRKDMQLKLAGEGYNFCTYVPFGNDWYGYFMRRLAERPQNLNLVAKQVFNKKTNTVIGVAAGAFLLGRLTKKRKKR, from the coding sequence ATGTTGAAAGATCTGTTTATCGGCCTTTCCCAAAACGAATTACTGAATAGCGCTGCAAAGAAATATGGGCTGAAATTGGGAGCGCAGAGTGTAGTTGCGGGAACAAATTTAGATGAAGCAATTCAAAGCATAAAAGAGCTTAACGCTCATGGCATCTCTTGTACTGTCGATAACCTCGGGGAATTTGTATATAAAAAGGAAGAGGCGGCAGAAGCGAAGAAACAAATAATTGAAGTGATAGAGGCCATTCATGTAAATCAAGTGGATGCACATATATCTTTAAAGCCTTCCCAATTAGGCCTTGATATCGACTATTCTTTCTGTCTTGAAAATGTTAGGGAGATAGTAGAGAGAGCAAGCCATTATGGTATTTTTGTGAATATGGATATGGAAGACTCTAAGCGTTTGCAGCCTTCATTTGATTTACTGGATGAATTATCTAAAGAATATAATAACATTGGTACAGTTATTCAAGCCTATTTTCTGGGTGCTGAAGAAGATTTAATGAAATATAAGGATTTCCGCTTGCGGATTGTAAAAGGGGCTTATAAGGAGCCAGAAGAAATTGCTTTTCAGGAAAAAAGTGACATTGATGCTAACTTTATAAAATTAATAGAATGGCATTTGCTGAATGGCAAATTTACATCCATTGCAACACATGACCATAAAGTAATTAATCATGTAAAAGATTTTGTAAGGGCTAACAATATTCCTAAAGAGAAATTTGAATTTCAAATGCTTTATGGCTTCCGCAAGGATATGCAGCTTAAGCTTGCAGGTGAAGGCTATAATTTCTGTACGTATGTACCTTTTGGAAATGACTGGTACGGCTACTTCATGAGGCGCCTGGCTGAAAGGCCGCAGAATTTAAACCTTGTAGCCAAGCAGGTATTTAATAAGAAAACCAATACTGTGATTGGTGTGGCCGCAGGAGCTTTCCTATTAGGCAGATTGACAAAGAAGCGGAAAAAAAGATAA
- a CDS encoding SurA N-terminal domain-containing protein, protein MKKLMYPFLLVLISAVLAACGADDESKSADKKEEAKTAETDQQDQQKQMEEMQKKMDKQKLDEEKTVAIVNDQEILGREYNSVLTSSQMMYQQMGQDPTTKDAAEKIKDQTLDSLVGQTLLLQEADKKGYKASDEEVKKQLDETKGQFKDDKEFETAMKQAGLNPDSLEKEIANNIKYTKYINGEIKPGEVTDAEIQKFYDEYASQGGAEGQEPPKLEEVKPQIKQQLEQQKQQDMLVKHVEELKKSAKIDIKV, encoded by the coding sequence ATGAAGAAACTAATGTATCCCTTTTTACTTGTATTAATATCTGCCGTTTTAGCTGCTTGTGGAGCTGATGATGAAAGCAAGAGTGCAGATAAAAAAGAGGAAGCAAAAACAGCTGAAACCGACCAGCAGGACCAGCAGAAGCAAATGGAAGAAATGCAAAAGAAAATGGACAAGCAAAAGCTTGATGAAGAAAAGACTGTTGCAATCGTTAATGACCAGGAAATTCTTGGCCGTGAGTATAACAGCGTCCTTACTTCATCACAAATGATGTATCAGCAAATGGGACAAGACCCTACCACCAAAGATGCTGCTGAGAAAATCAAGGACCAGACACTCGACAGTCTAGTCGGCCAGACACTTCTCCTACAGGAAGCAGACAAAAAAGGCTACAAAGCTTCTGATGAAGAAGTCAAAAAGCAGCTGGATGAAACAAAAGGACAATTCAAAGACGACAAGGAATTCGAAACAGCAATGAAACAGGCCGGCCTTAACCCTGACTCATTAGAGAAGGAAATTGCCAACAATATTAAATATACGAAATATATTAATGGCGAGATTAAACCAGGGGAAGTTACAGATGCTGAAATTCAGAAATTCTATGATGAGTATGCCAGCCAGGGTGGTGCTGAAGGTCAGGAGCCGCCTAAATTAGAGGAAGTAAAGCCTCAGATCAAACAGCAGCTGGAACAGCAAAAACAGCAGGATATGCTGGTTAAGCATGTAGAAGAATTGAAGAAAAGTGCAAAAATTGATATTAAGGTATAA
- a CDS encoding WYL domain-containing protein yields the protein MKGILYRAMEERKTVEIIYLSKRNSFTQRKILIKELRGSTILAYCLYRKQMRIFNLNHIMSILPEKKARQIS from the coding sequence ATGAAAGGAATTCTTTATCGAGCTATGGAAGAGAGAAAGACTGTGGAAATCATTTATCTCTCCAAACGAAATTCATTTACACAAAGAAAAATATTAATCAAAGAGCTTCGAGGCAGCACGATTTTAGCCTATTGTTTATATAGAAAACAAATGCGCATCTTCAACTTGAACCATATCATGTCCATTTTGCCCGAAAAGAAAGCTCGCCAGATCAGCTAA